Sequence from the Hamadaea flava genome:
ACGGCGGCGGGCCTCGGCGACCGCCCGGAACTCGGTGAGCGCGCGGGCGGTGTCGCCGGAGGCGCGCAACAGTTCGCCGAGTTCGTAGCGCGGCACCAGGGTCGCCGGATCGTCCGGTCCGAACAGGACGGTCCGGTGGTCGATCACCCGCTGGTACTCGGCTTCGGATGCGGCGTACCGGCCGAGCTTGTAGAGCACCCAGGCCACCTCGAAGCGCGACGAGGTGGTGACCGGGTCGTCGGGACCGAAGACGCGTTCGCGGACTTCGACGACCTGCTCGTACTCGTCGAGCGCGGACTGCCAGCGCTCCTGGCTCGCCAGCACGCCGGCCAGGTTGTGCCAGGTGACCAGAGTGGACGGATCGGCCGGGCCGAGCGCTTCGCGTTTCTGAGCCAGGACGTCGCGGTAGACCTCTTCGGCCTCGTCCGGCCGGCTCTGATTGCTCAGCACCCAGCCCAGCTCGTGCCCGGAGCTGAGGGTGGACGGATCGGCCCTGCCGAGCACCCGCTGCCGGGTCGCGACGACCTCGCGGAACAGCTCCTCCGCCTCCGCCCAGCGGCCCAGCGCGGCGAGCGTACCGGCCAGGACATGCCCCGTCGTCTGGACGTCGGGCGCGTCGGGGCCGTAGATCCGGCTCTCGTCGGCCAGCACGTCCCGCAGGATCGGCTCGGCCGCCGCGGGCTGATCCGTGTTCTTCAGCATCAACCCGTACGAGTATCGGCCGACCAGGTGCAGCCGGAAGCGCTCGCCGTCGTCCGCCCCGTCGGGGGGTGCCCAAGCGGACAGCAGTCGCTCCCACGTCTGCGCTGTGCGTACCAGTGGATTGAGGTTGTTGGAGACCAGCGCGAAGCTGAGGCCGCCGACAGGCCGGAACTCGTCGAGGGCCTGGGTGAGCAGGTCCTCGGCCTCCGGGCGGCCGTCCTCGACCGCGAGCAGGTGCAGCCGGGACAGCACCGATCCGCGTTGCTCGCCGTCGATGGGCCGGGTGAGCTGGGAGCGGTAGTAGGACTCGGCCCGGTCGGGCCGGCCGGCGGCCAGGTGCAGGTCGCCGAGGTCCATCTCGGGCAGGAAGGCACCGGCCCGCCGCGACGGCCGGGCGGTGATCTCGGCGACCGCCGCGCCGACCTGCTCGAGCAGCTCGTCGGAGGGGGTGCTGTTGCGCAGCTCGGTGGTGATCCAGGCGAAACCGGACTCGACCTCGGGGAACCGGTCGAGGTGCGGGATGAGCGCGGTGAAGGCGTCGGTCGCCGCGGCCCAGTCGGCGCGGCTGATCGCGACCCGGGCGCGCAGCGAGTGCGCCGCGACCTCGGCCCAGTCCGGCACCGGGAGCGCGGCGAGGTAGGCCGTGTCGGTCTCGGCCGTCAGCGGCCAGAAGGACTGCTCGCGCTCGGCGGCGGCCGCGGCGATCCGGGCGAACACCGGCGCGGCGGCCGGATACCGCAGCCCGAGGATGCCCGCCAGCGCCGGCAGGTTGTGGACATCCTCAAAGGATCGGCTGGTCCGGGCGTATCGGACGGCGATCTGTTCGTCCTCGCCCGCACCGGGAGTGCCGAGCGCGATCCGGCACAGCGCGCGTTCGAAGCCGACGTCGGAACTCCAGCTGCGCTCGTCGTCCAAGCCCTCGACGATCTGCGCCGCCCGCTGCGGGTCGCCACCGAGCAGATGCAGCCAGACGCTGATGCCTTCCCAAGCCTCGGGCATCGGCGGCGTGGCCAGCGTCCGGTCCAGCGCCGCGACGTCACCGGCCTGCCATTCCGCCATGGCGCGCAGCCACAGGTGGAAGGCCGTCTGCCGCTGCTCGGCCGTCGCGCTGTCCAGCGCGGCGAGCGCGGCCACGTGGTCACCGCGCAGCACCTCCAGCCGCGCCCGGCTCTCCGGCTCGGTCACGGCCACGGTGGCCATCAGCTCTAGGTCGCCGCTGTTCGCGGCGGTGGTGCTCAAGGTGTTGCCGTCGGGGATATACCGGTCGGTCAGCGGCGGTCGCGCGGCGGCAAAGCTCAGCTCAGCTCGTACGCCGTAAGCGCCGAGCAGGGAGCAGGCGGTGCCGAAGGTCTCGAAGTACGCCTCCGTCCCGGCGAACAGCGTGTCGTAGCACTGCAACCACACGACGGCTTCGAGTACGCGCGGGAGCTGCTCGGCCTCGATCCGCGACTGCATCATGCTCATCCGCGCCCGGGAGATGTACGCCCAGGCGTAGTCCAACGTCGGCAGCCCGCTGCGGTACGCCTCGCCCCACACGTCGAGGGCGTGCGCCAACCGGTCGGGGTCGACCTGGCCGCGCCGCTCCGGGGCGTACGCCAACACCTGCAACGCGTCGGCGAAAGTCCACCGGGCGCCGGGGGTCAGCGCGTGCAGCCCGTCGGCGGTCGTCATCAGCTCGGCCGCGGCCTCGGAGTCGCCGGAGTCGAACGCCAACAACGCGGCCCGTTCGTACTCCGCACCGGCTTCGGTGGGCAGCAGGTCGCGCAGCATCAGGGCACGCAGCCGCCGGGCGGGCAGTTCGAGCGGCTCCGGCGCCTCGCCCGGGAGCGTGGTCAGCAGGTCGATCGCGGTGTCGACGGCGTGCAAACCGTCGGCCGGCCGCTCCAATGCCTGGTAGAGGACGCCGAGGAAGTAGTGGACGGCCGGATCGTCGGGACGGCGTACGCGGGCGGCCCGCTCGATGTTCTCGGCGAGGTCGGCCGGGGCCATCCGCTGGGCGAACCGGGCGATGCGGCGCTCGATGTCACTGTGGTCGCCGGCCTCCACGATGGACTGGAAGCGCAGGAACGACAGGCTCGCGTCGTCGGGGTGGCGGGCCAGCCCGGCGTCGGTGGCCGCCCGGGCGTTGCCGTATTCGTTGGCAGCCAAGAACAGGCACGCCCCGGCGCGGGCCGTCGCCACCGAATCGGGGGTACGGCGTACGGCTTCGGCGTAGTCGAGTGCGGCGGCGTCGAGGTCGTGCTGATGCAGGCGTACCAGGGTGCGCAAGGCGTACGGCTCTTCGGTGTCGACTCCCCCGGCGATGCCGGCCGCGATGTGCTCCAGCGCCAACTCGGCCTGCCCGAGCTGTTCGTAGACGTGCGCCAGCCGAAGATCGATCGCCGCATCCTGCTGCGTCTCGCTTGCTTGTGGTGCGCCCGTCTGGGTCGCGGCCGTCTGGGTCGCGGCCGCTTGCATCGCGCGTGCGGCCAGGAAGGCGGTCAGCGCGGCGTCCAGGTTCCGTTGGCGCAGCCGGGTTTCGCCGAGCAGGGTCAGCAGCTCGGCGTCGTCCCGCACGAGATCGCCCGCCCGATCGAGCAAGGCGCTCGCCTGGTCGACGGTTTGGAGGGTCAGCCGGGCGCGGACGACGAAGGCGAGCAACCGGCACCGGTCGCCTGCCGGCACCGAGCCGTCGGTCTCCACGGAGTAGTCGGCGGTGACCGCGTCGGCCAGCGGGCGCAGCAGGGTCGGCCGCAGCAGCGGAACCAGCGCCGGCAGTACGCGGATCACCGCACGCGGCGCGGTGGCGAGCCGGTCGAACGCGAGCCGCAGCGCCTCGGACCGTTCCCCGTGGGCCAGCAGCGCCTCGATGAGCGCGGCGAACACCTCGTCGGGCTTGTCCTCGGGTTCGGCGATGGCGCGGCGCAACGCGTCGACCGCCTCGTCGCGGCGGCCGTGTTCGGTCAGCGCGCGGCCCAGGGTCAGCAGGATCGGCACGATCGCCGGGGGCAGGCTGCCGGCGGGGCGGGCCGGCGCCTCAGGCGAGGGGTTGCTCACCGGTGCTCCACCTTCCGCTTCCGGGGAAGTTGTCGATGACGGGCCGGCCGGACTGCTCCCACGGCGGGGCGGTGGCCTGCTGCGAGCCGGGCGACTCGCCCGGCGGGCCGGACGGCTCGGCGACCCGGGGACCGCTGCCACCGGCGGAAGCGGAGACGGGCAGGAGAGCCGGGGTGAGCAGCGGGCCGGACTCGCGCAGATACAGCACGGGCAGGCCGAATCCCGCGCGCTGCTGCGACTCGCCCATCATGCCGCTGAGATACAGCTCCCGGCGGGCGTGGTGCATCGCGACCTCGATCGGCCGCCGGTCGACCAGCGCCTGATAGAACGCCCGCGCGAATTGGTTGGCCAGCCGCAGCTGGACTTGGTAGTGCATCGCGATCACTGCCGGGATGTTCTTCTGGGCCAGCGACTGGGCCAGGCCGGAGATGACGTGATAGCCGCTGGCCGAGGTCGCCGCCGATTCGCAGGCCTGCAGGAAGACCAGGCGCAGCCCGGAGGCGCTGAGGCTGAGCTGGTTGGCCAGGTCGCGGTCGTCGATCCAGAGCGCCTTGTTGTTCTCGTCCGGGAAGGCCATCTGCCCACGGGGCCGCCCGTCCGCGCCGTCGACGTACCGGCCGTGCGAGATGACGTGCACGACCTGGGGATCGAACTGCTCGACGGTGTTGAGGAAGGACCGCCAGGTCGTCTGGACCGGCAGCTCCTCGTTCGCCGGGAAGCTGCGCCCGTCGTGCGCATGGTTCTGCGTCAGCACCCGCAGATCGATCCGCGCCTCGCCGCCCAGGTCACGCAGCTCCATCAGCGTTTCCAGGACGGCCTCGTACTCGATGTCGGTCTCGGTCACGTCGTTCGGGGCGAGTACCACGAACAGGACGCGCAGCGGTGGGCGTACCTGGATCATGCGGGCGGAGACCGCCAGCGGAAGTTTGCGGGTGAGCATGAAGTTCGTGCTCTCGCCGAGGAAGAAGCCCGTGTCGGGGTCCTCGCGATCCAGTGGGACGTAGAGGTACTCCCAGGGCCACGACGCGAGGCGTTCGGCCCCGGAACCCATCTCCAGCACGACGCGGAGCAGACGCCGCTGGCCGTTGTCGGCGTACGGGTCGCCCTTGATCGCGCGGCGCAACAGCGCACCGGGCCCGTTGTCGTCGCGGCGCGAACCGAACAGCGTCACGAACAGGTGCTCGCCGAGCAGCTTCAGCTCGTGCACGTTGATCAACCGGTTGCTGCGCAACAGGTCCACGAAGACCTCGACGGTACGCCACCGCAGATCGTCGATCTCCAGCTCGCCGACGACGGACTGGCTGTAGCCGCCGCGCCGCCATTCGGCCTGGACCCGGCGGTTGCCGACCTGGATCGCGAACTCCTCCACCGCCAGATCCGTCATGACGCCCTCACGACGGGGCTGAGGTCATAGCTGCGGGTGTCGCCGACGGGCGCGCCCTGAGTGAAGAACGCGCGCAACGCCGACGGCAGTTCCCGGATCATCGCCTGGAGCCCTGCCGGGAAGAACGTGAACCGCCGGTACGCCCGCATGACCGCCCGCATCCGCACCGACTCCACGTCCCGGGGAACCTGGAGGATGATCACGAGTTGCGGCGGGTCCTCGGCGAAGAACTCCGCGCCGTCCAGCCGCCAGAACACCTTCTCCAGCCCTTCAGCGGTGTGATCGACCCTGGCAGCCGTCATCCGGAAGCGCACCGGGGCGAGCGCGACATCGACCGACGCTCCCACCTCGGCCTTCGCTTTCCCACCGGCTGACAGCGGCAGCGGCACCCCGGCGAGCGCGCCGATCGCGTCCAGCGGAATCGTCGGGACCTTCACCGCGAGCTTCGCGTCCGCGCCCACCCCGACGTGGAACTCGCCGCCGGCCGACACGATCGTGTCGAACCTGCGGTTGGGCAGGATGTCGAAAGCACGCGGCCGGCGGCGCGGATCGGGTTCGTCCGGGTTGAAGTCGACCCGCAGCTCCAGCCGGGTGAACCCCCAGCCGCGACGGGGGAACAGCAGGATCGGCAGCCGGATCCACCAGAAGGTGTACCCCTCCTCCAGCGCCGCGCGCCAGGCGGCCGAGGTCCGGTCGGCGTTGGGCAGGTCCAGAATGGGCACCGGCAGCACGTCGGGGAACGAGCCGAACTCGACGGAGTCCTCGTTCAACGCCCGGAGCAGATCACCGAACTCGTTGTCGGCCTCGCCGGTGGCGCCCAGGTGACCGGACAGCGCGTCGACCCGCCGGGCGGCGTCGAGAAGAACCGCGGCTCTGTCCTCAGTGAGATCGGCGCTGAAGTCGAGATCGTCACTCGTCATGATCACCATTCTCGATCGGATCGGCGAGTGTCCAGTATCGACGCAGCCCTCCCCCGCCCACTAGCACCTTTCCGACCGATCACCCCCGGGCGCGATGGCGCGACGCTCGGCCCATCCGTCCCCGCTCGAACGTCCCCCGGCGGTGGTGGCGGCTTCGGCGGCGGTTTACGAAGCGGCGGCGGCTTTGCGTGCCCGGTACGCGCTGACGGCCGCCCGGTTCCCGCAGCCGCCGTCGCAGAATCGCTTGGACCGGTTCTTCGACAGGTCGACGTAGACGTCGCCGCAGTTCTGGTATTCGCAGATGCGCAGCCGGCTGAGTTCACCCGTACGCACGACGTCGATGAAGGCCATCGCCGCCTCGACGGCCATCCGGTCGGCCAGCGGGGCATCGGACGGAGTGGCGTGCAGGTGGTAGTCCCAGTTGTCGTGTTTGACCAGCTGGGGCAGGGCGTTGGTCTCGCGGAGCAGCGCGTTGATGATGTCGACGAAGTCTTCGGTGCGCTCGGCGATCGCCAGTTCCCACATGTGGCGCAGCCGGGGCCGCAGCTCCCGAACGGCCTGCAGCTCCGCCCGGGTGTGCGTACGCCCGCCGCTCCATCGGTAGGCCACGAAGAACTCGTCGAGGGCGGCCTCGTCGGGCAGTTTCTCGTCACTGATGCCGTCGGCGTCGACCGTGTTCACCAGGGCGGCGGCCCCGGCCAGGGACACTTCCGTGTCATGAGTAAACAGCATCTTGACTCATTTCCGTGGGAAGCCTACTGTCATCAGTGTAACCCACATTGACTTATTACCGAGGTGATCGACATGGCGCAGCGCGCTACCACAGCCGGCCTCGGGCTGGCCCTGCTCTCCGCCGCGACGTTCGGGACCTCCGGCACGTTCGCCCGGTCGCTGATCGAGGCCGGCTGGTCGGCCGAGGCCGCCGTGGCCGCCCGAGTCGGCATCGCCGCGCTGGTGCTGGCCATCCCGACCGCCGTCGCGCTGCGCGGCAAGGGCCACGTCCTGCTGCGTAACCTGCGGGCCATCGGCCTGTTCGGCATCCTGGCGGTCGGCGGCGCGCAGGTCTGCTTCTTCAACGCCGTTCAATACGTGCCGATCGGCGTCGCGCTGCTGCTGGAGTACCTCGGCATCATCTTGGTCGTCTTCTGGATGTGGGTGGCGCACGGCCAGCGGCCGACCCGGCTCACCGTCGGCGGGGCGGTCGCCGCGCTGGCCGGTCTGGTGCTCGTGCTGAACCTGACCAGCGGCGATGGCATCAGCGGCGTCGGCGTCCTGTGGGGGCTGGGCGCGGCGGTCGGGCTGGCGGCGTACTTCGTGCTCTCGGCACGGGTGGACGAGGAACTGTCGTCGGTCGCCCTGGCCGCCGGCGGGATGGGCCTCGGCTCAGCCGTCCTGCTGGTGCTCGGCGGGGTCGGCGTCCTACCGCTGCACGCGACCTTCGGCGACGTCACCTTCGCCGGGCGCGTGGTCAGCTGGGTCGTGCCGATCCTGGGGCTGTCGCTGATCGCCGCCGCGTTCGCGTACGTGACGGGCATCGGGGCCGCCCGGGTCCTGGGAGCTCGACTGTCCTCGTTCGTCGGGCTCACCGAGGTCCTGTTCGCGGTCCTGTTCGCCTGGCTGATCCTGGACGAACTGCCCACCGTCGTTCAGCTGCTCGGTGGCGTACTGATCGTGGCGGGTGTCGCGCTGGTCCGGCTCGGCGAGCGGACCGCGCCCGCCACCGACCCCACCCCGGCCTCCACCGCCTCCCCCGCCGACACGCCCGACCTCGTCGACGCGCTTCCTCGTTGATCATGGAGTTTCCGGTCGCGGCACACCGCCGAGACCACGGCTAACTCCATGATCAACGGGAATTGGGCGGGGCGCGAGGGGTTCCCCGGTGTCAGACCCAGCCGGTAGGTTCGGCTGATCGGGCCGGCTGGGGGAGGGGGCGCGGATGCCACAGGGCGGGATCTTCTGCGTCGAGGGACAGTGGCATCGCGACCTCCGGGACCGCAGTTCGGTCCGCTCGACGTTGGAGCTGCTCGAACGGCATCGCGGGATCAGGTTCATCCATAAGGACGTCGCCGCCCCCGACGAGCTGACCTATTTCCTCGACCGCTGGACCCTCAAGCAATACGCCGACTACACGGTGGGCTTCTTCGCGATGCACGGCGAGCCCAGCCGGCTGTGCCTGACCGACTGGCACAGCGTCGAGCTGGACGAGATCGCCGACCAGCTCGCCGGCAAGTGCGGGGGCAAGCGCCTCTACTTCGGCAGCTGCTCGGTGATGCAGGGCTCGGAGGCCAAGCTGCACGCCTTCCTGCGGGCGACCGGGGCCGCGCTCATGTGCGGCTTCTCCCGCCAGGTCGACTGGGTCGAGTCGGCCGCGTTCGAGACGGTGCTGCTCGACGTGCTCGCCTCCGGCCAGCGGCACAACGCCACCGAGCTGCGCATCGGGTCACGGCAGTGGGCGCCGCTGGCGGCGTACCTGGGGTTTCGGATCGTCTATGCCAACGGGCGGGTGTGGCGGCCCGGCGTGGCCAAGGTTCGCGTGCCTCGGCAGGTCATGCACTCGCCGTCATAGCGTCTGCTCCAGGCGGACGCTGATGGTCCGGGTCGCGTACCCGAGGTACTCGTTGAGCCGGCGCATGTCCGCGTTGCCACGCTGGGTCCAGGTGTAGACCTCGCGCAGCCCTTTGTTTGCGGCCCAGTGCAGAGTCGCGCGCTTGACGGCCGAGGCCACGCCCCGCCCACGCCAGTCACGGCGGACGGTCGTGAAGGCATTCTCCGCGCGGTCGGTCTGGTCGGTGTCGAGGATCAGGCCGGCGGTTCCGATCAGGTCGCCGGTCGCGTCATCGATCGCGAGGAACGTCGCGCTGGGCTCGCCCAGCCACTCGTCCTCCCACTCCGCCAGCGACACCTTCATCGGCGCGCTCACCGCCATGTCCGCCACCCCGGGCAGGCCCAGCGGCTCATACGCTTCGCGCCACAGTTCCGGCCGCTCGGCCACAGTCACCAGGGATACGCCCAGCGGTGCGACCGCCGCTGGTTCGTCGCCGATGGCGCGGACCTGTTCCACCTGGCGATCTACTTCGACGAATCCGTAGCGCTCGGCGAACGCGGCCGACCCGGCGTCGTCGGCGTTGCCGGAGGCGGCCGGGAAGCCCCGGCGGCGTGCCTCGCCGACCAGGTACGCCAGCAGCTCTGCGCCGATCCCCTGCCGCCGGAAGTCGGGCAGCACCCAGGGCGCGACCGAGCCGGTGCCGCCGATGCTCGACGGGATCAAGCCGCCCGCCGCGACCAGTACGCCGTCGCGCTCGACCACGAACAGCTGCCGATCGGCGGAGGCACGCGACTTCAGCTCTGCCAGCGTCGCCGTACGCTCATAGGGGTAGACCGCTAGGCGGACCGAGCGCCAGGCCTCGTAGTCGGCGTCGGTGGACACTGCGCGGATCGTCAAGCTGCTCACGCGACGCACCGTAGCGGTCGCCGCGGTGACCTGTGAAGCCGATTTCGGCGGGCCCGGTAAGCGTCAGCCGCGATATCCCGGATGGACGCCCGGGGTCAACATCTGCTGCGCGGCGATCCGGCTGAGCATCTCATGCAGCGCCTTGCGTTCGTCGTCGTCGAGGGCCGCGCAGAGATCGTCCTCGTGAGCCCGCCCGACCGCGCCGACTCGCCGGAACAGCTGAGTGCCCGCCTCGGTGAGGTGCAACGCGTAGGAGCGGCGGTCGGGTTCACCGCGTCGCCGCTCGACCAGCCCTCGCTCTTCCAGGGTGTCGACCATCGTGACGAATCGGCTCGGCGGCGTTCCGAGCCGCCTGGCGTACGCCTGCTGGCTCAGTCCCGGGTCGGCGGCGAGCATCCGCAGGAGTCCGGCTTGGGCCGGGGTCAAGTCGAGCGTCGCCACCCGTTCGCGGAACGCGGCTGCGGCATGCGCGCCGATCTGGGCGAGCAGGAAGGCGTTGCCGCCCATCTGAGACCTGTGCTCCACGGCCCGATCGTAGCAGTTGATAAATGATATACAGCTGTATACGATATCCGCCTGTCCATTATTTTGGAGGCAGTAATGGCTCGACCCCAGTCCGGACCACCGCTGATCGCCCCAGCCGCCGCGTTCGCCGCGCTCACCGTCGCGGGCATCGCCTTGGCCGCCCGCACCCCACGACCCGACGCGCCCGCCGCCGAGGTCCTCGGCTATCTGCACGAGCACGCCGGATCGGTCCGGCTTTCCGCGTTCCTGCTGTTCGGGGCGTCCGTCCCGCTGGCGATCTGGGCCGCGGCGGCGTACCGGCGGCTCCGGGCGCTGGGCATCACCGCACCCGGATCGGCGATCGCCCTGGCTGGAGGCGTGCTGGCGGCCGGGTTCGCCGCCATCTCCGCCCTGATCACCTGGACCGCCAGCCGCCTCGGCGACGCGCCCGATCTCGCGGCCGCGTTGCGGGACCTCGCGTTCATCACCGGCGGTCCCGGGTTCACGGCGTTCCTGGGCCTGCTGCTTGCCGGGGTGGCCGTGCCCATGGCGCTGTTGCGCATCCGTCGCCCGTTCGCGCTGGCCGGTCTCGGCCTCGCCCTGGTCGGCGAACTCTCCACACTCGCCGTGCTCACGCTGGATCTGGCAGTCCTGCTACCGGTCGCCCGCTTCGGCGGAATCCTTTGGCTGCTGACGGTCAGCCTCCTGCTGCCCGCCAGCAGGCCGCGGACGAACGGCGTACCGGAATGACCGCGCTGGTAACCGGCGGCACCGGCGGCATCGGCTTCCACATCGCCGCCAAGCTCCGCGCGGCCGGGCAGACGGTGCTCATCACCGGCCGCGACGCCGATCGGGGTCAAGCGGCCGCTGACCGGCTCGGTGCCACCTTCCTGCC
This genomic interval carries:
- a CDS encoding tetratricopeptide repeat protein, which gives rise to MSNPSPEAPARPAGSLPPAIVPILLTLGRALTEHGRRDEAVDALRRAIAEPEDKPDEVFAALIEALLAHGERSEALRLAFDRLATAPRAVIRVLPALVPLLRPTLLRPLADAVTADYSVETDGSVPAGDRCRLLAFVVRARLTLQTVDQASALLDRAGDLVRDDAELLTLLGETRLRQRNLDAALTAFLAARAMQAAATQTAATQTGAPQASETQQDAAIDLRLAHVYEQLGQAELALEHIAAGIAGGVDTEEPYALRTLVRLHQHDLDAAALDYAEAVRRTPDSVATARAGACLFLAANEYGNARAATDAGLARHPDDASLSFLRFQSIVEAGDHSDIERRIARFAQRMAPADLAENIERAARVRRPDDPAVHYFLGVLYQALERPADGLHAVDTAIDLLTTLPGEAPEPLELPARRLRALMLRDLLPTEAGAEYERAALLAFDSGDSEAAAELMTTADGLHALTPGARWTFADALQVLAYAPERRGQVDPDRLAHALDVWGEAYRSGLPTLDYAWAYISRARMSMMQSRIEAEQLPRVLEAVVWLQCYDTLFAGTEAYFETFGTACSLLGAYGVRAELSFAAARPPLTDRYIPDGNTLSTTAANSGDLELMATVAVTEPESRARLEVLRGDHVAALAALDSATAEQRQTAFHLWLRAMAEWQAGDVAALDRTLATPPMPEAWEGISVWLHLLGGDPQRAAQIVEGLDDERSWSSDVGFERALCRIALGTPGAGEDEQIAVRYARTSRSFEDVHNLPALAGILGLRYPAAAPVFARIAAAAAEREQSFWPLTAETDTAYLAALPVPDWAEVAAHSLRARVAISRADWAAATDAFTALIPHLDRFPEVESGFAWITTELRNSTPSDELLEQVGAAVAEITARPSRRAGAFLPEMDLGDLHLAAGRPDRAESYYRSQLTRPIDGEQRGSVLSRLHLLAVEDGRPEAEDLLTQALDEFRPVGGLSFALVSNNLNPLVRTAQTWERLLSAWAPPDGADDGERFRLHLVGRYSYGLMLKNTDQPAAAEPILRDVLADESRIYGPDAPDVQTTGHVLAGTLAALGRWAEAEELFREVVATRQRVLGRADPSTLSSGHELGWVLSNQSRPDEAEEVYRDVLAQKREALGPADPSTLVTWHNLAGVLASQERWQSALDEYEQVVEVRERVFGPDDPVTTSSRFEVAWVLYKLGRYAASEAEYQRVIDHRTVLFGPDDPATLVPRYELGELLRASGDTARALTEFRAVAEARRRTLGDADVSTINVRYEIATLLYESGDPAGAEEIYRDVLAIERESLGPDDQTTLVTWHNLAGAIARQARWADAEQEFRGVAEARTRTLGLEHPHTLATRHEIARLRSEIGDLAAAEAEYRDVLAAKRRVLGDDDPSTLITWDNLAMLLSSAGRFAEAEQIFGEVLQIHLRSRGEDHERTLVCRDEWGWSLYKLQRLDEAAEQYRIVIDRRTALLGATHPNTVSARTAYAVIRRDAGDLAAAEAELQAVLTELLDVYAPNSPEVVTARSTLAWLLVASVSADRGLALLTESVDGLLTEHEPADPDVVAARLDLADALVEADRADDAVTQYQAALTAQRAALGDADPAVLTTWAAYATMLTEAERWAQAVPELDHLADAYARTLGSADNTVLVARRKAAWAHYQVDDYAGAEAAYRALAADEATALGERHAATLASRLNAAVLRGRAGDRDGAIDELRDILTFRDEALGPDDQETRYARDELAAMLTDADRYAEAVDERRKLLQAEISALGATSPETLDTRRTLASLYRALGDFDAALAELTVLATASGATAGPDTPNTLAARYNVAECLAAAGRYAEAEAEFQQVLAGEQEAIGLDDPSYYITLASLGAVYLELDRWPEAEQAYRTVTVNRARLLGEEHPATLGARYQLAGCLAALDRYAEAETELRTILAIQRDTLGDEDLAVYVTWEGLGDLLAMQDRIADAADVYGVVLDARTRLLGPDAPDTVRVREELARLDLP
- a CDS encoding CHAT domain-containing protein, whose protein sequence is MTDLAVEEFAIQVGNRRVQAEWRRGGYSQSVVGELEIDDLRWRTVEVFVDLLRSNRLINVHELKLLGEHLFVTLFGSRRDDNGPGALLRRAIKGDPYADNGQRRLLRVVLEMGSGAERLASWPWEYLYVPLDREDPDTGFFLGESTNFMLTRKLPLAVSARMIQVRPPLRVLFVVLAPNDVTETDIEYEAVLETLMELRDLGGEARIDLRVLTQNHAHDGRSFPANEELPVQTTWRSFLNTVEQFDPQVVHVISHGRYVDGADGRPRGQMAFPDENNKALWIDDRDLANQLSLSASGLRLVFLQACESAATSASGYHVISGLAQSLAQKNIPAVIAMHYQVQLRLANQFARAFYQALVDRRPIEVAMHHARRELYLSGMMGESQQRAGFGLPVLYLRESGPLLTPALLPVSASAGGSGPRVAEPSGPPGESPGSQQATAPPWEQSGRPVIDNFPGSGRWSTGEQPLA
- a CDS encoding CGNR zinc finger domain-containing protein, encoding MLFTHDTEVSLAGAAALVNTVDADGISDEKLPDEAALDEFFVAYRWSGGRTHTRAELQAVRELRPRLRHMWELAIAERTEDFVDIINALLRETNALPQLVKHDNWDYHLHATPSDAPLADRMAVEAAMAFIDVVRTGELSRLRICEYQNCGDVYVDLSKNRSKRFCDGGCGNRAAVSAYRARKAAAAS
- a CDS encoding EamA family transporter, with the protein product MAQRATTAGLGLALLSAATFGTSGTFARSLIEAGWSAEAAVAARVGIAALVLAIPTAVALRGKGHVLLRNLRAIGLFGILAVGGAQVCFFNAVQYVPIGVALLLEYLGIILVVFWMWVAHGQRPTRLTVGGAVAALAGLVLVLNLTSGDGISGVGVLWGLGAAVGLAAYFVLSARVDEELSSVALAAGGMGLGSAVLLVLGGVGVLPLHATFGDVTFAGRVVSWVVPILGLSLIAAAFAYVTGIGAARVLGARLSSFVGLTEVLFAVLFAWLILDELPTVVQLLGGVLIVAGVALVRLGERTAPATDPTPASTASPADTPDLVDALPR
- a CDS encoding DUF6642 family protein, with product MPQGGIFCVEGQWHRDLRDRSSVRSTLELLERHRGIRFIHKDVAAPDELTYFLDRWTLKQYADYTVGFFAMHGEPSRLCLTDWHSVELDEIADQLAGKCGGKRLYFGSCSVMQGSEAKLHAFLRATGAALMCGFSRQVDWVESAAFETVLLDVLASGQRHNATELRIGSRQWAPLAAYLGFRIVYANGRVWRPGVAKVRVPRQVMHSPS
- a CDS encoding GNAT family N-acetyltransferase encodes the protein MSSLTIRAVSTDADYEAWRSVRLAVYPYERTATLAELKSRASADRQLFVVERDGVLVAAGGLIPSSIGGTGSVAPWVLPDFRRQGIGAELLAYLVGEARRRGFPAASGNADDAGSAAFAERYGFVEVDRQVEQVRAIGDEPAAVAPLGVSLVTVAERPELWREAYEPLGLPGVADMAVSAPMKVSLAEWEDEWLGEPSATFLAIDDATGDLIGTAGLILDTDQTDRAENAFTTVRRDWRGRGVASAVKRATLHWAANKGLREVYTWTQRGNADMRRLNEYLGYATRTISVRLEQTL
- a CDS encoding MarR family winged helix-turn-helix transcriptional regulator is translated as MEHRSQMGGNAFLLAQIGAHAAAAFRERVATLDLTPAQAGLLRMLAADPGLSQQAYARRLGTPPSRFVTMVDTLEERGLVERRRGEPDRRSYALHLTEAGTQLFRRVGAVGRAHEDDLCAALDDDERKALHEMLSRIAAQQMLTPGVHPGYRG